From a region of the Stenotrophomonas sp. BIO128-Bstrain genome:
- the fur gene encoding ferric iron uptake transcriptional regulator, with translation METHDLRKVGLKVTHPRMRILSLLEQRNASHHMTAEDIYRQLLEHGDEIGLATVYRVLTQFEAAGLVLKHNFEGGQAVYELDRGGHHDHMVDVDSGKIIEFESHEIEELQRKIAADHGYELEEHSLVLYVRKKRR, from the coding sequence ATGGAAACCCACGACCTGCGCAAAGTCGGCCTCAAGGTGACCCATCCGCGTATGCGGATCCTGTCGCTGCTCGAGCAGCGCAATGCCAGCCACCACATGACCGCCGAAGACATCTACCGCCAGCTCCTGGAGCACGGTGATGAGATCGGGCTGGCCACGGTCTACCGGGTTCTGACCCAGTTCGAGGCGGCCGGCCTGGTGCTCAAGCACAACTTCGAAGGTGGCCAGGCCGTCTACGAGCTGGACCGCGGGGGTCACCATGACCACATGGTCGATGTGGACAGCGGCAAGATCATCGAGTTCGAAAGCCACGAGATCGAGGAGCTGCAGCGCAAGATCGCAGCCGACCACGGCTACGAACTCGAAGAGCACTCGCTGGTCCTGTACGTGCGCAAGAAGCGCCGGTGA
- the bamE gene encoding outer membrane protein assembly factor BamE — MRNLLLVAAVALSTTGCGIIYKQPIYQGNLIREQAVGQLQVGQSKQQVNALLGTPSIPDPFHAQRWDYTASQRVNRVGKTEVKNFTVYFENDAVTRWDGEYFASDDAQLARSTLRQFGRNLPKDKKKRGR; from the coding sequence ATGCGCAATCTCCTGCTGGTCGCCGCCGTTGCCCTGTCCACCACGGGCTGCGGCATCATTTACAAGCAACCCATCTATCAGGGCAACCTGATCCGGGAGCAGGCCGTCGGTCAGCTGCAGGTGGGCCAGAGCAAGCAGCAGGTCAACGCCCTGCTTGGCACGCCTTCCATCCCGGACCCGTTCCATGCCCAGCGCTGGGATTACACCGCCAGCCAGCGCGTGAACCGGGTCGGCAAGACCGAAGTGAAGAACTTCACCGTCTACTTCGAAAACGACGCGGTCACCCGCTGGGACGGCGAGTACTTCGCCAGCGACGACGCCCAGCTGGCCCGCAGCACGCTGCGCCAGTTCGGCCGCAACCTGCCCAAGGACAAGAAGAAGCGCGGCCGCTGA
- a CDS encoding SGNH/GDSL hydrolase family protein produces MNTFARLTATALLATAGTAVAAPAPTWVASWQASPQPVWGADFLFPTLIPAHLEAQTFRQTARLSLGGRQLRVRLSNTYGEQPLRIGAASVAAGAGQQPLALSFEGSAETVIAPGTERLSDPLALATTDLQAVQVSVYLAGRTPLRSFHWEGRQTAAVATGDQTLAPTLATSSTTTARLFVSGIDVQGAAGARSVVVIGDSITDGATASLDRDQRWTDHLAARLAPQGVAVVNAGISGGRLLRDGMGEAALSRFQRDVLDQPGVASVIVLLGTNDIAWPGTAFARSEPAPTLAELQVGYRALVDRAHARGVRIVGATLPPFAGALPGTPLDDYYQPDKDALRRQLNAWLRQDSPFDAVIDLDAALRDPADPARMAPAFDSGDHLHPGDAGNRAMADAVDLQALLPGQVPVTTP; encoded by the coding sequence ATGAATACCTTCGCCCGCCTTACCGCCACCGCCCTGCTGGCCACCGCCGGCACCGCGGTTGCCGCCCCTGCGCCCACCTGGGTGGCCAGCTGGCAGGCCAGCCCGCAGCCGGTCTGGGGCGCAGATTTCCTCTTCCCCACGCTGATCCCGGCGCACCTGGAGGCGCAGACCTTCCGCCAGACCGCGCGCCTGAGCCTCGGCGGCCGCCAGCTGCGGGTGCGCCTGAGCAATACCTATGGCGAGCAACCGCTGCGGATCGGCGCGGCCAGCGTTGCCGCCGGGGCCGGCCAGCAGCCCCTGGCGCTGTCCTTCGAGGGAAGCGCGGAGACCGTGATCGCCCCCGGTACCGAGCGCCTGAGCGACCCGCTGGCGCTGGCGACCACCGATCTCCAGGCCGTGCAGGTGAGCGTCTACCTGGCCGGCCGCACGCCCCTGCGCAGCTTCCACTGGGAAGGCCGGCAGACCGCTGCAGTCGCCACCGGTGACCAGACGCTCGCCCCGACGCTGGCCACCTCCTCGACCACCACCGCCCGCCTGTTCGTCTCGGGTATCGATGTGCAGGGCGCCGCAGGCGCCCGCAGCGTGGTGGTGATCGGTGACTCGATCACCGATGGCGCGACCGCCAGCCTGGACCGCGACCAGCGCTGGACCGACCACCTCGCCGCACGCCTCGCGCCGCAGGGCGTGGCCGTGGTCAACGCCGGCATCTCCGGTGGCCGCCTGCTCCGCGATGGCATGGGAGAGGCCGCGCTCTCCCGCTTCCAGCGCGATGTGCTCGATCAACCCGGCGTGGCCAGCGTGATCGTGCTGCTGGGCACCAACGACATCGCCTGGCCCGGCACCGCCTTCGCCCGCTCCGAACCTGCGCCGACCCTGGCCGAACTGCAGGTCGGCTATCGCGCCCTGGTGGATCGCGCCCATGCCCGGGGCGTGCGCATCGTCGGTGCGACCCTGCCGCCGTTCGCGGGCGCCCTGCCCGGCACGCCGCTGGACGACTACTACCAGCCCGACAAAGACGCGCTGCGCCGCCAGCTCAATGCCTGGCTGCGGCAGGACAGCCCGTTCGATGCGGTGATCGACCTCGACGCCGCCCTGCGTGATCCGGCCGATCCGGCGCGGATGGCGCCAGCGTTCGATTCCGGCGACCACCTGCACCCGGGCGATGCGGGCAACCGGGCGATGGCCGACGCAGTGGACCTGCAGGCGCTGCTGCCCGGCCAAGTGCCGGTCACGACACCCTGA
- a CDS encoding LysR family transcriptional regulator, whose product MAGTDINRSGELEVFVRVIETGGFSAAARSLDLSPSAVSKLVSRLEQRLGTRLLQRSTRQLQLTQEGCAFYERGLRVLADLDEAERCASAHAEPRGRLRVNANVPFGQHFLLPLLPDFLALHPQVGVDLVLTDEVIDLLEQRTDVAVRAGPLKSSSLVARRLGATRMMIVAAPSYAARHGLPQDADMLMAHNRLDIGHPRTQVGWPLVVDGERQVVPTQGNARASDGEALRRLVLGGVGMARLAAFQVQADVAAGRLLPVLESANPGDLEEVHAVFQGQGGYLPLRVRALLDFLVARVDLAQPLG is encoded by the coding sequence ATGGCAGGCACCGACATCAACCGTTCCGGCGAACTGGAAGTGTTCGTCCGGGTCATCGAAACCGGCGGGTTTTCAGCGGCTGCGCGTTCGTTGGACCTGAGTCCCTCGGCGGTCAGCAAGCTGGTCTCGCGGCTCGAACAGCGGCTCGGCACACGCCTGCTGCAGCGCTCCACCCGCCAGCTGCAGCTGACCCAGGAGGGCTGCGCGTTCTATGAGCGCGGGCTGCGGGTGCTGGCCGATCTGGATGAAGCCGAGCGCTGTGCCAGCGCCCATGCCGAACCGCGTGGGCGCCTGCGGGTGAATGCCAATGTGCCGTTTGGCCAGCATTTTCTGCTGCCGCTGCTGCCGGACTTTCTCGCGCTGCACCCGCAGGTCGGCGTGGATCTGGTGCTGACCGACGAGGTGATCGACCTGCTCGAGCAGCGCACCGATGTGGCGGTGCGCGCCGGCCCGCTGAAAAGCTCCAGCCTGGTTGCGCGGCGACTGGGCGCGACCCGGATGATGATCGTCGCCGCCCCCAGCTACGCCGCCCGACACGGCCTGCCGCAGGACGCCGACATGCTGATGGCGCACAACCGGCTCGATATCGGGCATCCGCGTACGCAGGTCGGCTGGCCGCTGGTCGTTGATGGCGAGCGGCAGGTCGTGCCCACCCAGGGCAATGCACGCGCCAGCGACGGCGAGGCGCTGCGCAGGCTGGTGCTCGGTGGCGTGGGCATGGCGCGGCTGGCGGCGTTCCAGGTGCAGGCCGATGTGGCGGCCGGGCGCCTGCTGCCGGTGCTGGAATCGGCCAACCCTGGTGATCTGGAGGAGGTGCACGCGGTGTTCCAGGGGCAGGGCGGCTACCTGCCGCTGCGCGTGCGCGCGCTGCTGGATTTTCTGGTCGCGCGGGTGGATCTGGCCCAGCCGTTGGGGTGA
- the recN gene encoding DNA repair protein RecN, whose amino-acid sequence MLRHLSIKDFAVVRATELEFGAGMTVVSGETGAGKSLMVDALGFLSGLRADSGVVRHGAARAELSAEFAPPADAPARQWLRDNELDDEEQCQLRRVIRADGGSRAFINGRPVTLTQLTELAGMLVEIHGQHEQQALLSRPSQLSLLDAFARNDAERAQVRQTAARWQALVDEAEALSRQGDVSDRIGYLEHQLSELKREDLDPASIATLGSSHRRQAHASALIGACDVAVSRLNGDDEVSVLQLLQQTRHDLARVAEHDSRLGEVDALLDSAAIQLDEALSLLDRVHDDLDADPEQFEDIERRLGRLHDLARKHRVPMEALGEHRDAMEAEVEQLRGADERLQTLAGEIDRAAGQWTTVAEVLSASRRKAAKALSDTTTTLIGELGMGGGQFLIDIERQSVVKPDPNGAERVEFLVAANAGQPPRALRKVASGGELSRISLAIEVAALGLDAVPTMVFDEVDSGIGGAVADIVGQKLRALGEKRQVLCVTHLPQVASKGHAHYRVSKAPVDGMTQSAVEKLDTKAREEELARMLGGVEVSKEARAAARKLLQV is encoded by the coding sequence ATGCTTAGACATCTATCGATCAAGGATTTCGCGGTCGTCCGCGCCACCGAGCTGGAATTCGGCGCCGGCATGACCGTGGTCTCGGGTGAAACCGGCGCGGGCAAGTCGCTGATGGTGGACGCGCTGGGCTTCCTGTCCGGGCTGCGCGCCGACAGCGGCGTGGTCCGCCACGGCGCCGCCCGCGCCGAGCTCTCGGCCGAATTCGCGCCGCCGGCCGATGCGCCGGCCCGCCAGTGGCTGCGCGACAACGAGCTGGACGACGAAGAACAGTGCCAACTGCGCCGGGTGATCCGCGCCGATGGCGGTTCGCGCGCCTTCATCAACGGCCGCCCGGTGACGCTGACCCAGCTGACCGAGCTGGCCGGCATGCTGGTGGAGATCCACGGCCAGCACGAACAGCAGGCCCTGCTCTCGCGCCCCTCGCAGCTCTCGCTGCTGGACGCCTTCGCCCGCAACGACGCCGAGCGCGCCCAGGTCCGCCAGACCGCGGCACGCTGGCAGGCGCTGGTGGACGAAGCCGAGGCGCTGTCGCGCCAGGGCGATGTCAGCGACCGGATCGGTTACCTGGAGCACCAGCTCAGCGAGCTCAAGCGCGAAGACCTGGACCCGGCCTCGATCGCCACCCTGGGCAGCAGCCACCGCCGCCAGGCCCATGCCAGCGCGCTGATCGGCGCCTGCGACGTGGCCGTCAGCCGCCTCAACGGCGACGACGAGGTCTCGGTGCTGCAGCTGCTGCAGCAGACCCGGCATGATCTTGCCCGCGTGGCCGAGCACGACAGCCGGCTCGGCGAGGTCGATGCACTGCTCGACAGTGCCGCCATCCAACTGGACGAAGCGCTGTCCCTGCTTGATCGCGTCCACGACGACCTGGATGCCGACCCCGAGCAGTTCGAGGACATCGAGCGCCGCCTGGGCCGCCTGCACGACCTCGCCCGCAAGCACCGCGTGCCGATGGAAGCGCTGGGCGAGCACCGCGATGCCATGGAGGCCGAAGTCGAGCAGCTGCGCGGTGCCGACGAGCGCCTGCAGACCCTGGCCGGCGAGATCGACCGTGCCGCCGGCCAGTGGACGACCGTGGCCGAGGTGCTCAGCGCCAGCCGCCGGAAGGCTGCCAAGGCCCTGTCGGACACCACCACCACCCTGATCGGCGAGCTGGGCATGGGCGGCGGTCAGTTCCTGATCGATATCGAGCGGCAGAGCGTGGTCAAGCCGGACCCGAACGGGGCCGAGCGGGTCGAGTTTCTCGTTGCCGCCAACGCCGGCCAGCCGCCGCGCGCCCTGCGCAAGGTGGCCTCGGGCGGTGAACTGTCGCGCATCTCGCTGGCGATCGAAGTCGCCGCCTTGGGCCTGGATGCCGTGCCGACCATGGTCTTCGACGAAGTCGATTCAGGCATCGGCGGCGCCGTGGCCGACATCGTCGGGCAGAAGCTGCGCGCCTTGGGCGAGAAGCGTCAGGTGCTGTGCGTCACCCACCTGCCCCAGGTCGCCTCCAAGGGCCACGCCCACTACCGGGTCAGCAAGGCCCCGGTGGACGGCATGACCCAGAGTGCGGTCGAGAAGCTGGACACCAAGGCCCGCGAAGAAGAGCTCGCGCGGATGCTGGGCGGCGTGGAAGTCAGCAAGGAAGCCCGCGCCGCGGCGCGCAAGCTGTTGCAGGTTTGA